The proteins below come from a single bacterium genomic window:
- a CDS encoding menaquinone biosynthesis decarboxylase, whose translation MAYRDFQEFLTRLETEGELKRIQYPLDPHLEITEVADRMMKTDGPALLIEKPKGFDIPVAINTMGSRKRMSMALGVDDFESIADEITELIKPEIPKGIIEKLRMVPKLRRLASLPPKTVKEGRCQEVVFEGKDVDLNRYPLLHCWPMDGGRYITLPLVFTHDPLTGKRNVGMYRIQQFDKCTAGMHWQMHKEGAEHYRLAEEKNRRIEVAVALGGDPAVIFSSIAPLPSGIDEMLFAGFLRHSPVEMVKCRTLNIEVPADSEIVIEGYVDPLERRTEGPFGDHTGYYSLADEYPVLHITAITQRKKPVYPATIVGIPPMEDGWMGKAIERIFLPLIRLTLPEIVDMNLPIEGAFHNVALVSIKKRYPGHAFKIMNALWGLGQMMFTKYIFVFDADVNVQDISECIWRMGANTDPARDSLIVKGPCDVLDHASDVMGFGGKLGLDCTHKLPSEGFPREWPPEIRMSSEVKNHIDSIWKELGI comes from the coding sequence ATGGCTTATCGGGACTTTCAGGAATTTTTAACTCGATTGGAAACAGAAGGGGAGCTGAAGCGTATTCAGTATCCGCTCGATCCGCACTTGGAAATCACAGAAGTAGCAGATCGGATGATGAAAACGGATGGCCCTGCGCTGCTTATCGAAAAGCCGAAAGGGTTTGACATCCCCGTTGCCATCAATACCATGGGCAGTCGAAAACGAATGAGCATGGCGTTGGGGGTGGATGATTTTGAGAGTATTGCCGACGAAATCACTGAGCTTATCAAGCCGGAAATCCCAAAGGGCATTATTGAAAAGCTCCGTATGGTGCCAAAACTCAGACGCTTGGCTTCTCTCCCACCAAAAACCGTTAAAGAAGGACGCTGCCAGGAGGTCGTTTTTGAAGGTAAAGACGTTGATCTTAACCGTTACCCCCTTCTTCATTGTTGGCCGATGGATGGCGGTCGATATATCACCCTCCCACTTGTTTTCACCCACGACCCGCTAACCGGCAAGCGCAATGTGGGGATGTATCGTATTCAGCAGTTTGACAAATGCACGGCGGGGATGCACTGGCAGATGCACAAAGAGGGCGCGGAGCATTACCGGCTTGCGGAAGAGAAAAATCGACGAATTGAAGTTGCCGTTGCCCTGGGGGGAGACCCTGCGGTTATTTTCAGTTCAATTGCCCCATTGCCATCGGGAATTGATGAGATGCTCTTTGCTGGTTTCCTGCGACATAGTCCTGTGGAAATGGTCAAATGCCGAACGCTTAATATCGAAGTGCCTGCCGATAGTGAAATCGTGATTGAAGGCTATGTCGATCCCCTGGAGCGCCGAACGGAAGGCCCTTTCGGCGATCATACCGGCTATTACAGCCTCGCTGATGAGTATCCTGTGCTCCACATCACCGCCATCACCCAACGCAAGAAACCCGTTTATCCGGCAACAATTGTAGGCATTCCGCCGATGGAGGATGGATGGATGGGTAAAGCTATTGAGCGCATCTTCCTGCCCTTAATCCGGCTGACCCTGCCAGAAATCGTCGATATGAACCTCCCCATCGAAGGCGCATTCCATAACGTCGCCTTGGTCTCTATTAAGAAACGCTATCCGGGTCATGCCTTCAAGATCATGAATGCCCTATGGGGTTTGGGGCAGATGATGTTTACCAAATACATCTTCGTTTTCGACGCCGATGTGAACGTGCAGGACATCAGCGAATGCATCTGGCGAATGGGCGCAAACACCGACCCTGCCAGAGATTCTCTTATCGTCAAAGGGCCATGCGATGTACTTGATCATGCCTCAGATGTGATGGGTTTTGGTGGCAAGCTTGGCCTGGATTGCACCCATAAACTCCCCTCCGAAGGTTTCCCAAGAGAATGGCCCCCCGAGATACGGATGTCCTCCGAGGTAAAAAATCATATCGATTCCATCTGGAAAGAGCTAGGCATCTAG
- a CDS encoding zf-HC2 domain-containing protein, whose translation MFGKSKCTSIQKKFWAYLVDEISSEREKARLVTHVASCAECQFELAKRREALALLLNQDTSIKSQIGEPDIKPKANTKRATRSPLTFAALVALTAIGMGLGWREVGMPKGTFFKFASVNQASSAQNTPAEQSSSSVATEQTVEEEVPAVTLAEAVPVVNEPGLKTEAPEDKPLLLARTISPQTTLRIAAKRQVVARRPVTPRKRIVTHPRPRVRIARQHTPAPRPAVAVYAPNGELVGSSAVEPK comes from the coding sequence ATGTTCGGAAAGTCGAAATGCACTTCGATCCAAAAGAAGTTCTGGGCTTACTTAGTTGACGAAATAAGCTCGGAACGCGAGAAAGCGCGATTGGTAACTCATGTCGCTTCCTGTGCCGAATGTCAGTTTGAATTGGCAAAACGGCGAGAAGCGCTCGCTTTGCTCCTTAATCAGGATACATCCATTAAAAGCCAAATCGGAGAACCTGATATCAAGCCCAAAGCCAATACAAAACGAGCCACCAGGTCACCTCTTACATTCGCAGCTTTGGTCGCATTGACGGCAATTGGAATGGGATTAGGTTGGCGGGAAGTCGGAATGCCCAAAGGGACCTTTTTCAAGTTTGCATCCGTCAATCAAGCAAGTTCTGCCCAAAATACCCCTGCAGAACAGTCAAGTTCTTCTGTTGCTACTGAACAGACAGTTGAGGAAGAAGTTCCGGCTGTTACTTTGGCTGAAGCTGTTCCTGTAGTCAACGAGCCAGGTTTAAAGACTGAGGCGCCGGAAGATAAGCCTTTACTCTTAGCGCGCACGATAAGTCCCCAAACTACTTTAAGAATTGCTGCTAAACGGCAAGTCGTTGCTCGTCGCCCAGTTACACCCAGAAAACGTATTGTTACCCATCCCCGCCCTAGAGTTCGAATTGCCAGACAACACACCCCTGCGCCAAGACCGGCTGTTGCGGTCTATGCGCCGAATGGTGAACTGGTCGGCTCTTCGGCGGTCGAACCTAAATAA
- a CDS encoding serine hydrolase encodes MLRLMNALNELMKQGIADEAFPGAVCAIVKPNQVILREAWGLADPESKTPAAIDTIYDIASLTKPITVTAVGLLIERGKLCLDQMVTYWLPEAEHLAAVTLRQLITHTSGLPSWKDYFQVGRNKKAILEAVYATPLEAMPGQRYCYSDVGYILLGAIIETVVRQPLNDFLRQNLFEPLGMNDTSYLPNQSLKSRFAVTGHCVTRLNQTLKGEVHDANTATMGGVAGHAGLFSAINDLIIFAQTILNEGQFEGKRILSPATLCEMATNQNAPNIEAHTFGWFAYPNGYHPRADLLSRQSFGHTGFTGTVMVFDPAIKSALILLTNRIYSDPEAARFPLYRKRILNIMAAIASEM; translated from the coding sequence ATGTTACGGTTGATGAATGCGCTTAATGAACTCATGAAACAGGGAATTGCGGATGAGGCTTTCCCTGGGGCGGTTTGTGCGATCGTTAAACCGAATCAGGTTATCCTTCGAGAAGCTTGGGGGTTAGCCGATCCGGAAAGTAAAACGCCTGCGGCTATCGATACCATCTATGATATCGCCTCATTGACAAAACCGATTACAGTAACTGCTGTGGGGCTTCTTATCGAAAGAGGGAAACTCTGTCTGGACCAAATGGTTACCTATTGGCTTCCTGAAGCAGAGCATTTGGCTGCGGTCACCCTTCGCCAACTCATCACCCACACAAGCGGACTGCCGTCTTGGAAAGATTATTTTCAAGTTGGGAGGAACAAAAAGGCGATCTTGGAAGCAGTATATGCGACGCCACTGGAAGCCATGCCCGGTCAGCGTTATTGTTATAGTGATGTCGGCTACATCCTCCTCGGAGCCATTATAGAAACAGTGGTAAGGCAGCCATTAAATGACTTCTTGCGCCAAAATCTTTTTGAACCTCTCGGGATGAATGATACGAGCTATTTGCCGAATCAATCTCTCAAATCCCGTTTTGCCGTCACCGGTCATTGCGTAACAAGACTAAATCAAACCCTCAAAGGCGAGGTGCATGATGCGAATACAGCCACGATGGGAGGGGTAGCGGGTCATGCCGGCCTTTTCAGCGCTATCAATGACCTAATAATTTTCGCTCAGACTATCTTAAATGAAGGCCAATTTGAGGGAAAACGCATCCTAAGTCCGGCGACTCTGTGTGAAATGGCAACTAATCAAAATGCCCCCAATATCGAAGCCCACACCTTCGGCTGGTTTGCCTATCCGAACGGTTATCACCCACGTGCCGATTTGCTTTCTCGGCAATCATTCGGTCATACAGGTTTCACCGGAACCGTTATGGTTTTCGATCCTGCAATTAAGAGCGCACTCATTCTATTAACGAATCGTATCTACTCCGATCCCGAAGCTGCGAGATTTCCCTTATACCGAAAACGCATCTTAAATATCATGGCTGCCATCGCTTCAGAGATGTGA
- a CDS encoding glycoside hydrolase family 36 protein, with product MNKTIEFEILRSAPCGVVLTGGKCAEKVELIRQWKGEFCKSKLINRGATPARINRVVLFQIAHNLPGATCLYGEGFQMLSQTGGTLEKPADIGTHTDRDHIRLPAPANITVVYGLLTLSPPNADHILMAFTSCRRFSGAFHILKGSIEVVIDTEDLVLEPGECWQLEEFMFKAGTDKNALLTELADRIAVYHPPLRSEAVPTGWCSWYCFGPEVTSEQVIDNCDFISSQLPALKYVQIDDGYQPAMGDWLETGPAFGGGVQTVLKHIREHGCEPAIWVAPFIAEESSCVFQNHPDWFFKDSNGKPLRSDLVTYGGWRRGPWYSLDGSHPEVQKHLESTFRTMREIWGCTYFKLDAQVWGALHCGKFFDPKSTRVQAYRQGMEAILRGTGDSFILGCNHPLWPSFGLYHGARTSNDIYRDWYWVSHVAKETFHRNWQNGQFWWNDPDCFLLTGDLPDNEFQFHLTATYASGGMLLSGDDLTKLTPKQLGTLRKLIPPTGISAQFTDDTFRIGFIPLPDKLMICLFNWSEEPQSLSVCLPYPCRITDFWTDEWTGYHEEECKVENMPPHSAMLLTCVRD from the coding sequence ATGAACAAGACGATTGAATTCGAAATACTTCGAAGTGCGCCTTGTGGCGTGGTATTGACGGGTGGAAAATGCGCTGAAAAGGTGGAACTCATTCGGCAATGGAAAGGCGAGTTCTGCAAATCGAAATTGATCAACAGAGGAGCCACCCCTGCTCGGATTAATCGGGTCGTGCTCTTCCAAATTGCCCACAACCTCCCAGGAGCAACTTGTCTTTACGGCGAAGGCTTCCAGATGCTTTCACAAACTGGCGGGACGCTAGAAAAACCAGCGGATATCGGCACTCATACCGACCGCGACCACATTCGCCTTCCAGCGCCTGCGAATATAACTGTTGTCTATGGATTGCTCACCCTTTCTCCTCCAAATGCCGACCACATCCTGATGGCCTTCACTTCCTGCCGCCGATTTTCAGGGGCATTTCATATTCTTAAAGGCTCTATTGAAGTTGTTATCGATACCGAAGACCTTGTCCTTGAACCCGGAGAATGCTGGCAACTTGAAGAGTTTATGTTCAAAGCCGGAACGGATAAGAATGCCCTGCTCACTGAATTAGCCGACCGCATCGCTGTTTACCATCCGCCACTACGGTCTGAAGCTGTTCCAACCGGTTGGTGTTCGTGGTATTGCTTTGGACCCGAAGTAACGTCCGAACAAGTTATCGATAACTGTGATTTCATTTCGTCCCAATTACCTGCGCTCAAATATGTGCAAATCGATGACGGCTATCAACCGGCAATGGGCGATTGGTTGGAAACGGGTCCGGCATTCGGAGGAGGTGTGCAGACTGTCCTCAAGCATATTCGAGAACATGGATGTGAACCCGCCATCTGGGTCGCTCCTTTTATTGCAGAAGAAAGTTCATGCGTCTTTCAGAATCACCCTGATTGGTTTTTTAAAGATAGTAACGGCAAACCGCTTCGTTCCGATTTAGTGACATACGGAGGTTGGCGGCGAGGTCCCTGGTATTCGCTTGATGGATCTCACCCTGAAGTTCAAAAGCACCTTGAGAGCACCTTCCGTACGATGCGCGAGATATGGGGCTGCACCTATTTTAAGCTCGATGCTCAAGTTTGGGGAGCCTTACATTGCGGTAAGTTTTTCGATCCAAAATCCACTCGCGTTCAAGCCTATCGCCAGGGAATGGAGGCCATTTTGCGCGGTACTGGAGACAGCTTTATCCTTGGATGCAATCATCCGCTGTGGCCTTCATTTGGGCTTTATCACGGAGCGCGAACCTCCAATGATATTTACCGCGATTGGTATTGGGTTTCCCATGTAGCGAAAGAAACTTTTCATCGCAACTGGCAGAATGGTCAGTTCTGGTGGAATGATCCTGATTGCTTCCTCCTAACCGGTGACCTTCCGGATAATGAGTTCCAATTCCACTTAACAGCTACCTACGCATCTGGAGGAATGCTGCTCTCGGGTGATGATCTTACCAAACTCACTCCTAAACAACTTGGAACACTTCGCAAGCTAATTCCACCCACCGGCATCAGCGCACAATTTACGGACGATACCTTCCGGATTGGCTTTATACCTCTTCCCGATAAGCTCATGATATGCCTCTTCAACTGGAGTGAAGAGCCGCAATCGCTCTCTGTCTGCTTGCCATATCCTTGCAGAATTACAGACTTTTGGACAGATGAGTGGACTGGCTATCATGAGGAAGAGTGCAAAGTCGAAAACATGCCCCCGCATTCGGCAATGCTATTAACCTGCGTTCGAGATTAA
- the sigH gene encoding RNA polymerase sporulation sigma factor SigH: MGLSCRQDETICFARFQDEEVVRFANHGSQRAAEYLMTRYRFLVVNKARTYYLIGADHDDVIQEGMIGLYKAIRDFRCERLSKFRPFAELCVTRQIITAVNAATRQKHIPLNTYVSLNASLLGEGNDSSLLDVLPDLAGSNPENSLIGRKLPPNLHEAVKHALSDLESHVLLSYLEGMSYLEISQELHCHAKSVDNALQRVKRKIGMLLKD; this comes from the coding sequence ATGGGGTTAAGCTGTCGACAGGATGAAACTATCTGCTTTGCCCGTTTTCAGGATGAAGAAGTTGTTCGCTTTGCTAACCACGGCAGCCAGCGGGCTGCCGAGTATTTAATGACCCGTTATCGGTTTCTGGTGGTAAACAAGGCACGCACTTACTACTTAATTGGCGCAGATCATGATGATGTAATTCAAGAAGGGATGATTGGGCTATATAAGGCAATAAGAGATTTCCGCTGCGAGCGCCTTTCTAAGTTTCGTCCTTTCGCCGAGTTGTGTGTGACTCGACAGATTATTACGGCAGTTAATGCAGCTACTCGCCAAAAACACATCCCCCTAAACACTTATGTTTCTCTTAATGCATCACTGCTTGGCGAGGGAAACGACAGTTCGCTCCTAGATGTGCTTCCGGATCTGGCCGGTTCAAACCCGGAGAACTCCCTGATTGGCCGCAAGCTCCCACCAAATCTTCACGAAGCTGTTAAGCATGCATTGAGTGATCTGGAATCACATGTGCTATTAAGCTATTTGGAAGGCATGTCTTATCTTGAAATCAGTCAGGAGCTTCATTGCCATGCAAAGTCAGTTGATAATGCGTTGCAAAGGGTGAAGAGAAAAATAGGGATGTTACTCAAGGATTGA
- the hpt gene encoding hypoxanthine phosphoribosyltransferase, translating to MMPFGSDIAEILISEKDLQKRVRQLGRQISKDYAEMNPYLISVLKGGLYFLADLTRTLTIPHSIDFLAISSYGPSSKSGEVRITKDLDESIAGRHVLIVEDIVDTGLTLSYISRNLERRSPASLTICTFLDRPYRRIADVPIKYKGFDVPDKYLVGYGLDWRQKFRNLPYLGILKSDKIEEV from the coding sequence ATGATGCCATTTGGTAGTGATATAGCCGAGATACTTATCTCAGAGAAAGATTTACAGAAGCGAGTCAGACAACTTGGCCGGCAAATTTCAAAGGATTATGCGGAGATGAATCCCTATTTGATCTCAGTGCTTAAAGGCGGCCTCTATTTTTTGGCAGATCTGACCCGAACCCTTACTATCCCCCACTCGATAGATTTCCTCGCCATTTCAAGCTATGGACCCTCTTCGAAAAGCGGTGAAGTGCGAATCACCAAAGACCTGGATGAGAGTATCGCCGGCAGGCATGTGTTGATTGTCGAGGACATAGTCGATACAGGGCTAACGCTAAGTTATATCTCCCGCAACTTGGAACGCCGTTCCCCAGCTAGTCTGACTATTTGTACATTTTTGGATCGCCCTTATCGGCGTATTGCCGATGTGCCCATTAAGTACAAGGGGTTCGATGTGCCCGATAAGTATCTTGTGGGTTATGGGCTGGATTGGCGCCAGAAGTTTAGGAACCTTCCCTATCTGGGCATTCTGAAATCCGACAAGATCGAGGAAGTGTAG